In Streptobacillus felis, a genomic segment contains:
- the fni gene encoding type 2 isopentenyl-diphosphate Delta-isomerase: protein MNRKDAHLKYALSDAITKNGFDDYLLEYISIPSFGLEDVDIRTKIGIVDLEYPFFINAITGGSKKGDKINKDLEYVSKKTNIFLFPGSYSPFLNKDKISYPKNQGINLGIDKPFEAFVQGINKTDAKIVQVHVNMIQEMLMPEGDRNFEKWEENLKEIIKHISIPIILKETGFGMGRETFIKAKNLGIKILDISGKGGTNFASIENRRRKSVKEYYEEIGYSTTESLEIAKEFKDDFEIIASGGIRNPLDIVKALALGADAVGISRAFLEILELEGRDALVDRINTWKKDIKNMFLLTGSRNIEELRGKIRIK, encoded by the coding sequence ATGAATAGAAAAGACGCTCATTTAAAATATGCATTAAGTGATGCTATAACTAAAAATGGTTTTGATGATTATTTATTAGAATATATTTCTATTCCATCTTTTGGATTAGAAGATGTAGATATTAGAACAAAAATAGGAATTGTAGACTTAGAATATCCCTTTTTCATAAATGCTATAACTGGAGGAAGCAAAAAAGGTGATAAGATAAATAAGGATTTAGAATATGTTTCTAAAAAAACTAATATTTTTCTTTTTCCTGGTTCCTATTCTCCATTTTTAAATAAAGATAAGATATCTTATCCTAAAAATCAAGGTATTAATTTAGGTATAGATAAACCTTTTGAAGCCTTTGTTCAAGGTATAAATAAAACTGATGCAAAAATAGTTCAAGTTCATGTTAATATGATACAGGAAATGCTTATGCCTGAAGGTGATAGAAACTTTGAAAAATGGGAAGAAAATTTAAAAGAAATAATTAAACATATTTCCATACCAATAATACTAAAAGAAACTGGATTTGGAATGGGTAGGGAAACATTTATTAAGGCTAAAAATTTAGGTATAAAAATACTAGATATTAGTGGAAAAGGTGGAACTAACTTTGCAAGTATAGAAAATAGGAGAAGAAAATCAGTTAAAGAATACTATGAAGAAATAGGGTATTCAACTACTGAAAGTCTTGAAATAGCTAAAGAGTTTAAAGATGACTTTGAAATTATTGCAAGTGGAGGTATAAGAAATCCCTTAGATATAGTTAAAGCTCTTGCCTTAGGAGCGGATGCAGTAGGTATTTCTAGAGCATTTTTAGAAATATTGGAATTAGAAGGTAGAGATGCTTTGGTAGATAGAATAAATACTTGGAAGAAAGACATTAAAAACATGTTTTTATTAACAGGTTCAAGAAATATAGAAGAATTAAGAGGAAAGATAAGGATTAAGTGA
- the mutS gene encoding DNA mismatch repair protein MutS has protein sequence MSTPLMKQYTEIKGQYKEYILFFRLGDFYEMFFEDAEIASRVLGLTLTSRNKEKGMDIPLAGIPYHSSKPYIAKLVNAGYKVAICEQIEDPKKAKGIVKREVVQIITSGTLQDVDYLDSKSNNYLACIEHYNQEYSLSYLDITTGEFKVLECNEDNLISEIYKIEPSEILLTQSIKERLSNLIEKLDVNFSIITKINDGEKLLKDYFNIVSLDSYGIYGKKAMIDACASILDYVLAMQFNNELTIRKIEVINKSEVVEISSSTLRNLEIIKNQRDKSTYGSLLWVLDKCKSSTGSRKLKQLLQNPLLDIDEINRRYDDVEYLCVEIIKREEIRSLLDSVYDIERLIGKVIFSNENGKDINALKKTIYSSFKIKELWPEKFVDIDFNILANIYRKIDELLLEDAPFSVREGNMIKSGVSSELDELRNIMNNGTSILLEIEAREREKTGIKNLKIKYNNVFGYFIEVSKSNLDMVPETYIRKQTLSNAERFITEEIKSYEDKIINSKAKIAELEYNIFKELSSFIKEYKNIFIELSNVLAYIDILISFTITALENNYTRPKFNDNYYEIKDARHPVVERLIGDNTFISNNVYFDNDNKFIILTGPNMSGKSTYMKQIALISIMAQIGSFVPAKEANLNIVDKILTRIGASDDILSGQSTFMVEMSEVAGIINSATNNSLIILDEVGRGTSTYDGLAIASSISKYIVENIDAKAIFATHYHELTELENEYTSIKNYRIEVEEKNGKVNFLRTIVKGGADRSYGIEVAKLAGLPKSIIRESTKLLKSFESEKNNGQLSLFNNFEYENYDKIEKLEETIDVLNEKLEKIRSLDINNMTPLEALNTLMKIKGEI, from the coding sequence ATGTCTACCCCTTTAATGAAACAATATACAGAAATAAAAGGTCAGTACAAAGAATATATATTATTTTTTAGATTGGGTGATTTTTATGAAATGTTTTTTGAAGATGCAGAAATAGCTTCAAGGGTGTTAGGGTTAACACTTACATCTAGAAATAAGGAAAAAGGAATGGATATACCTCTTGCAGGTATACCTTATCACTCTTCTAAACCATATATAGCAAAACTTGTTAATGCAGGATACAAGGTTGCTATTTGTGAACAAATAGAAGATCCTAAAAAAGCAAAAGGAATAGTTAAAAGGGAAGTAGTTCAAATTATTACTTCTGGTACTTTACAAGATGTTGATTATTTAGACTCTAAATCTAATAATTATTTAGCATGTATAGAACACTATAACCAAGAATATTCTCTTTCATATTTAGATATTACTACAGGTGAATTTAAAGTTTTAGAGTGTAATGAAGACAATTTGATAAGTGAGATATATAAGATAGAGCCAAGTGAAATATTACTTACTCAATCAATTAAAGAAAGATTGTCAAATTTAATAGAAAAATTAGATGTTAATTTTTCTATTATTACTAAAATTAATGATGGAGAAAAACTATTAAAGGACTATTTTAATATAGTTTCTTTAGATAGCTATGGAATTTATGGCAAAAAAGCTATGATAGATGCTTGTGCATCAATACTTGATTATGTTTTAGCAATGCAATTTAATAATGAATTAACTATTAGAAAAATTGAGGTTATTAATAAGTCTGAAGTAGTTGAAATTTCATCTTCTACTTTAAGAAATCTAGAGATAATAAAGAATCAAAGAGATAAATCTACATATGGATCACTATTATGGGTACTTGATAAATGTAAATCATCAACAGGATCTAGAAAATTAAAACAGTTATTGCAAAATCCTTTACTTGATATAGATGAAATAAATAGAAGATATGATGATGTAGAATATTTATGTGTAGAAATAATAAAGAGGGAAGAAATTAGAAGTTTACTTGATAGTGTTTATGATATAGAAAGATTAATAGGTAAGGTTATATTTTCAAATGAGAATGGTAAAGATATTAATGCACTAAAAAAAACTATATATTCAAGTTTTAAAATAAAGGAATTGTGGCCTGAAAAATTCGTTGATATAGACTTTAATATATTAGCTAATATTTATAGAAAAATAGATGAACTTTTACTAGAAGATGCTCCTTTCTCTGTAAGAGAGGGAAATATGATAAAAAGTGGTGTTAGTTCAGAACTTGACGAATTAAGAAATATTATGAACAACGGAACTAGTATTTTACTTGAAATAGAGGCTAGAGAAAGAGAAAAAACAGGAATTAAAAACTTAAAAATTAAATACAATAATGTATTTGGTTATTTTATAGAAGTATCTAAGTCTAATTTAGATATGGTTCCAGAAACATATATTAGAAAACAAACACTTTCTAATGCGGAAAGATTTATTACAGAAGAGATTAAAAGTTATGAAGATAAGATAATTAATTCTAAAGCAAAGATAGCAGAACTTGAATACAATATATTTAAGGAATTAAGTTCATTTATTAAAGAGTATAAGAATATATTTATAGAGTTATCTAATGTACTTGCATATATAGATATATTAATATCTTTTACTATAACTGCATTAGAAAATAATTATACTAGACCAAAATTTAATGATAATTATTATGAAATAAAGGATGCAAGACATCCTGTTGTTGAAAGGCTTATAGGAGATAATACCTTTATATCAAATAATGTATATTTTGATAATGATAATAAGTTCATAATACTTACAGGGCCTAATATGTCAGGTAAATCTACATACATGAAACAAATTGCTTTAATAAGTATTATGGCTCAAATTGGATCTTTTGTACCAGCCAAAGAGGCAAATTTAAATATAGTAGATAAAATACTTACTAGAATAGGTGCAAGTGATGATATATTATCTGGACAATCTACTTTTATGGTTGAGATGAGTGAAGTTGCAGGTATAATTAATTCAGCAACTAATAACTCTTTAATTATTTTAGATGAGGTTGGTAGAGGAACTTCTACATATGATGGATTAGCAATAGCAAGCTCTATATCTAAATATATAGTAGAAAATATAGATGCAAAAGCAATATTTGCAACACATTATCATGAATTAACAGAACTTGAAAATGAATATACATCTATTAAAAATTATAGAATAGAAGTAGAAGAAAAAAATGGTAAAGTAAACTTTTTAAGAACTATAGTTAAAGGAGGAGCTGATAGGTCATACGGTATAGAAGTTGCAAAACTTGCAGGCTTACCTAAGTCTATAATCAGAGAATCAACTAAATTACTTAAATCTTTTGAAAGTGAGAAAAATAATGGACAGCTATCTTTATTTAATAATTTTGAATATGAAAATTATGATAAGATAGAAAAACTTGAAGAAACAATAGATGTATTAAATGAAAAATTAGAAAAAATAAGAAGTTTAGATATTAACAATATGACACCACTTGAAGCTTTGAATACATTAATGAAGATTAAAGGTGAAATATAA
- a CDS encoding VOC family protein: protein MHHIEIYVSNLETSKKFYSWLLKSLGFKLFQEWEQGFSYKKDNFYIVFVKTKEKYLNNEYNRCNVGLNHVAFCCKSKNDIDKIRKELIRRNSVLLYDDKYPHAGGLEHYALYFEDPDRIKIEICLE, encoded by the coding sequence ATGCATCATATTGAAATTTATGTAAGTAATTTAGAAACAAGTAAAAAATTTTATTCTTGGTTGCTAAAATCTTTGGGTTTTAAATTATTTCAGGAGTGGGAACAAGGATTTTCTTATAAAAAAGACAATTTTTATATTGTTTTTGTTAAAACAAAAGAAAAATATTTAAATAATGAATATAATAGATGTAATGTCGGTTTAAATCATGTTGCTTTTTGTTGTAAAAGTAAAAATGATATAGATAAAATAAGAAAAGAACTTATTCGTAGAAATTCAGTTTTATTATACGATGATAAATATCCACATGCTGGGGGCCTTGAACATTATGCATTATATTTTGAGGATCCAGATAGGATAAAAATAGAGATTTGTTTGGAATAA